A stretch of Oncorhynchus mykiss isolate Arlee chromosome 12, USDA_OmykA_1.1, whole genome shotgun sequence DNA encodes these proteins:
- the sgsm3 gene encoding small G protein signaling modulator 3 isoform X3, with protein sequence MSGGYTPAPGGPFSALTSSMWPQDILAKYYQKDPTEEAELQYDEFGFRLDSDDGVEPEPRPEPQREDPQQRLRWQAHLEFTHNHTVGDLTWDLISPVLPHSERLRSLVLGGIPHSMRPQLWMRLSGALQKKRTTEISYKEIVKNSTNDETTAAKQVLDAEIEKDLLRTMPSNACFCSLQSVGVPRLRRVLRGLAWLYPDIGYCQGTGMVVSCLLLFLEEEDVLWMMCALIEDLLPPSYFSSTLLGVQTDQRVLRQLIVQYLPSLDRLLQEHDIELSLITLHWFLTSFASVVDIRILLRIWDLLFYQGSVVLFQVTLGMLKIKEEELVSSENSASIFNTLSDLPSQLGDGAAVLGEAMRLAGALSQDTLEAQRNKHLAYILNEQAQLNTNNSHTLNNNLNKVVRRQSLRRKSTLSSLLWGEDEAEALKSKNIKQTELVAALREAITRTAEHFHCLDPRHTSTDLTPDYSMESHQRDHENFLVVSRNRRRRAKALLDFERHDDDELGFRKNDIITIFSQKDEHCWVGELNGLRGWFPAKFVEILDERSKEYSLAGDDSVTEAVTDLVRGTLCPALKAIFQHGLKKPSILGGPCHPWLFIEEAASREVERDFNSVYSRLVLCKTYRLDEDGKVLTPEELLYRAVQSVNMSHDSAHVQMDVKFRSLLCVGLNEQVLHLWLEVLCSSMPAVEKWYQPWSFLRSPGWVQIKCELRVLSKFAFSLSQDCELPAKKEEKDQRPLKEGVQDMLVKHHLFSWDIDG encoded by the exons ATGTCAG GTGGTTACACTCCAGCCCCTGGGGGCCCCTTCTCAGCCCTGACCTCCAGTATGTGGCCCCAGGACATCCTGGCCAAGTACTATCAG AAGGACCCAACAGAGGAGGCAGAACTGCAGTATGATGAGTTTGGCTTCAGGCTGGACAGTGATG atGGTGTAGAGCCAGAGCCGAGGCCAGAGCCCCAGAGAGAGGACCCCCAGCAGAGGCTGCGCTGGCAGGCCCACCTGGAGTTCACCCACAACCACAccgtaggagacctgacctgggACCTCATCTCCCCCGTCCTGCCCCACTCTGAACGCCTCCGCTCCCTGGTGCTGGGGGGCATACCACACAGCATGAGACCACAG TTGTGGATGCGTCTGTCTGGAGCTCTGCAGAAGAAAAGGACTACAGAGATCTCCTACAAAGAGATCGTTAAGAACAGCACCAACGACGAGACCACTGCTGCCAAACAGGTACTGGATGCTGAG aTAGAGAAGGACCTGTTGCGGACCATGCCCTCCAACGCGTGTTTCTGCAGCCTGCAGAGTGTGGGTGTTCCCAGGCTGAGGCGGGTACTGCGGGGCCTGGCATGGCTCTACCCAGACATTGGCTACTGCCAGGGCACAGGCATG GTGGTGTCATGTCTGTTGCTGTTCCTGGAGGAGGAGGACGTGCTGTGGATGATGTGTGCCCTGATCGAGGACCTGCTGCCACCCTCCTACTTCTCCTCCACCCTGCTGGGGgtccagacagaccagagggtcCTCAGACAGCTCATAGTCCAGTATCTACCAAGCCTGGACAGGCTTCTGCAGGAGCACGACATcg agtTGTCTCTGATCACGCTGCACTGGTTCCTGACATCGTTTGCCAGTGTGGTGGACATCCGCATCCTGCTGAGGATCTGGGACCTGCTGTTCTACCAGGGCTCTGTGGTCCTCTTCCAGGTCACACTGGGCATGCTCAAGATCAAG gAGGAGGAGCTGGTGTCCTCTGAGAACTCTGCGTCCATCTTCAACACGCTGTCCGATCTGCCCAGCCAGCTGGGTGACGGGGCTGCAGTACTGGGGGAGGCCATGAGGCTGGCGGGGGCGCTGTCCCAGGACACACTGGAGGCCCAGAGGAACAAACACCTGGCTTACATCCTCAATGAGCAGGCCCAGCTCAACACCAACAACTCCCACACACTCAACAACAACCTCAATAAA gTTGTGAGGAGACAGTCGCTACGTAGGAAGTCCACTCTGAGCTCTCTGTTGTGGGGTGAGGACGAGGCGGAGGCTCTCAAGTCTAAGAACATCAAGCAGACAGAGCTGGTAGCAGCGCTCCGAGAGGCCATCACCCGCACCGCTGAACACTTCCACTGTCTGGACCCCCGACACACCAGCACT gaCCTGACTCCAGACTACTCCATGGAGAGCCACCAGAGAGACCACGAGAACTTCCTGGTTGTGTCTCGTAACCGACGGAGACGGGCCAAAGCCCTGTTGGACTTTGAGCGCCATGACGACGATGAACTGGGCTTTAGGAAGAACGACATCATCACA ATTTTTTCCCAGAAAGATGAGCACTGTTGGGTGGGAGAGCTCAACGGGCTGAGAG GTTGGTTTCCAGCCAAGTTCGTAGAAATCCTCGATGAGCGGAGCAAAGAG TACTCTCTGGCGGGTGATGACTCGGTGACTGAGGCGGTGACAGACCTGGTCAGAGGGACGTTGTGTCCTGCCCTGAAGGCCATCTTCCAACACGGTTTGAAGAAACCCTCCATACTGGGAGGACCCTGCCACCCCTGGCTCTTCATAGAGGAG GCAGccagtagagaggtggagagggacttTAACTCGGTCTACTCCAGACTGGTGCTGTGTAAGACGTACAG attAGATGAGGATGGCAAGGTTCTCACACCAGAGGAGCTCCTCTACAGA GCGGTGCAGTCTGTAAATATGAGCCACGACTCTGCACACGTTCAGATGGACGTCAAGTTCCGCTCGCTCCTCTGCGTGGGCCTCAA tGAGCAGGTGTTACACCTGTGGTTGGAGGTGTTGTGTTCCAGTATGCCTGCAGTGGAGAAGTGGTACCAGCCCTGGTCCTTCCTACGCAGCCCAGGATGGGTCCAGATCAAGTGTGAGCTCAG GGTTCTCTCAAAGTTTGCCTTCAGTCTCTCTCAGGACTGTGAGCTGCCTGCCAAGAAAgag gaGAAAGATCAGAGGCCACTGAAGGAAGGAGTCCAAGACATGTTGGTGAAGCATCATCTCTTCAGCTGGGACATCGATGGCTAG
- the sgsm3 gene encoding small G protein signaling modulator 3 isoform X1, producing the protein MSGGYTPAPGGPFSALTSSMWPQDILAKYYQKDPTEEAELQYDEFGFRLDSDDGVEPEPRPEPQREDPQQRLRWQAHLEFTHNHTVGDLTWDLISPVLPHSERLRSLVLGGIPHSMRPQLWMRLSGALQKKRTTEISYKEIVKNSTNDETTAAKQVLDAEIEKDLLRTMPSNACFCSLQSVGVPRLRRVLRGLAWLYPDIGYCQGTGMVVSCLLLFLEEEDVLWMMCALIEDLLPPSYFSSTLLGVQTDQRVLRQLIVQYLPSLDRLLQEHDIELSLITLHWFLTSFASVVDIRILLRIWDLLFYQGSVVLFQVTLGMLKIKEVDLLLSPLQEEELVSSENSASIFNTLSDLPSQLGDGAAVLGEAMRLAGALSQDTLEAQRNKHLAYILNEQAQLNTNNSHTLNNNLNKVVRRQSLRRKSTLSSLLWGEDEAEALKSKNIKQTELVAALREAITRTAEHFHCLDPRHTSTDLTPDYSMESHQRDHENFLVVSRNRRRRAKALLDFERHDDDELGFRKNDIITIFSQKDEHCWVGELNGLRGWFPAKFVEILDERSKEYSLAGDDSVTEAVTDLVRGTLCPALKAIFQHGLKKPSILGGPCHPWLFIEEAASREVERDFNSVYSRLVLCKTYRLDEDGKVLTPEELLYRAVQSVNMSHDSAHVQMDVKFRSLLCVGLNEQVLHLWLEVLCSSMPAVEKWYQPWSFLRSPGWVQIKCELRVLSKFAFSLSQDCELPAKKEEKDQRPLKEGVQDMLVKHHLFSWDIDG; encoded by the exons ATGTCAG GTGGTTACACTCCAGCCCCTGGGGGCCCCTTCTCAGCCCTGACCTCCAGTATGTGGCCCCAGGACATCCTGGCCAAGTACTATCAG AAGGACCCAACAGAGGAGGCAGAACTGCAGTATGATGAGTTTGGCTTCAGGCTGGACAGTGATG atGGTGTAGAGCCAGAGCCGAGGCCAGAGCCCCAGAGAGAGGACCCCCAGCAGAGGCTGCGCTGGCAGGCCCACCTGGAGTTCACCCACAACCACAccgtaggagacctgacctgggACCTCATCTCCCCCGTCCTGCCCCACTCTGAACGCCTCCGCTCCCTGGTGCTGGGGGGCATACCACACAGCATGAGACCACAG TTGTGGATGCGTCTGTCTGGAGCTCTGCAGAAGAAAAGGACTACAGAGATCTCCTACAAAGAGATCGTTAAGAACAGCACCAACGACGAGACCACTGCTGCCAAACAGGTACTGGATGCTGAG aTAGAGAAGGACCTGTTGCGGACCATGCCCTCCAACGCGTGTTTCTGCAGCCTGCAGAGTGTGGGTGTTCCCAGGCTGAGGCGGGTACTGCGGGGCCTGGCATGGCTCTACCCAGACATTGGCTACTGCCAGGGCACAGGCATG GTGGTGTCATGTCTGTTGCTGTTCCTGGAGGAGGAGGACGTGCTGTGGATGATGTGTGCCCTGATCGAGGACCTGCTGCCACCCTCCTACTTCTCCTCCACCCTGCTGGGGgtccagacagaccagagggtcCTCAGACAGCTCATAGTCCAGTATCTACCAAGCCTGGACAGGCTTCTGCAGGAGCACGACATcg agtTGTCTCTGATCACGCTGCACTGGTTCCTGACATCGTTTGCCAGTGTGGTGGACATCCGCATCCTGCTGAGGATCTGGGACCTGCTGTTCTACCAGGGCTCTGTGGTCCTCTTCCAGGTCACACTGGGCATGCTCAAGATCAAG GAGGTtgaccttctcctctctcccctacaggAGGAGGAGCTGGTGTCCTCTGAGAACTCTGCGTCCATCTTCAACACGCTGTCCGATCTGCCCAGCCAGCTGGGTGACGGGGCTGCAGTACTGGGGGAGGCCATGAGGCTGGCGGGGGCGCTGTCCCAGGACACACTGGAGGCCCAGAGGAACAAACACCTGGCTTACATCCTCAATGAGCAGGCCCAGCTCAACACCAACAACTCCCACACACTCAACAACAACCTCAATAAA gTTGTGAGGAGACAGTCGCTACGTAGGAAGTCCACTCTGAGCTCTCTGTTGTGGGGTGAGGACGAGGCGGAGGCTCTCAAGTCTAAGAACATCAAGCAGACAGAGCTGGTAGCAGCGCTCCGAGAGGCCATCACCCGCACCGCTGAACACTTCCACTGTCTGGACCCCCGACACACCAGCACT gaCCTGACTCCAGACTACTCCATGGAGAGCCACCAGAGAGACCACGAGAACTTCCTGGTTGTGTCTCGTAACCGACGGAGACGGGCCAAAGCCCTGTTGGACTTTGAGCGCCATGACGACGATGAACTGGGCTTTAGGAAGAACGACATCATCACA ATTTTTTCCCAGAAAGATGAGCACTGTTGGGTGGGAGAGCTCAACGGGCTGAGAG GTTGGTTTCCAGCCAAGTTCGTAGAAATCCTCGATGAGCGGAGCAAAGAG TACTCTCTGGCGGGTGATGACTCGGTGACTGAGGCGGTGACAGACCTGGTCAGAGGGACGTTGTGTCCTGCCCTGAAGGCCATCTTCCAACACGGTTTGAAGAAACCCTCCATACTGGGAGGACCCTGCCACCCCTGGCTCTTCATAGAGGAG GCAGccagtagagaggtggagagggacttTAACTCGGTCTACTCCAGACTGGTGCTGTGTAAGACGTACAG attAGATGAGGATGGCAAGGTTCTCACACCAGAGGAGCTCCTCTACAGA GCGGTGCAGTCTGTAAATATGAGCCACGACTCTGCACACGTTCAGATGGACGTCAAGTTCCGCTCGCTCCTCTGCGTGGGCCTCAA tGAGCAGGTGTTACACCTGTGGTTGGAGGTGTTGTGTTCCAGTATGCCTGCAGTGGAGAAGTGGTACCAGCCCTGGTCCTTCCTACGCAGCCCAGGATGGGTCCAGATCAAGTGTGAGCTCAG GGTTCTCTCAAAGTTTGCCTTCAGTCTCTCTCAGGACTGTGAGCTGCCTGCCAAGAAAgag gaGAAAGATCAGAGGCCACTGAAGGAAGGAGTCCAAGACATGTTGGTGAAGCATCATCTCTTCAGCTGGGACATCGATGGCTAG
- the sgsm3 gene encoding small G protein signaling modulator 3 isoform X4: protein MSGGYTPAPGGPFSALTSSMWPQDILAKYYQKDPTEEAELQYDEFGFRLDSDDGVEPEPRPEPQREDPQQRLRWQAHLEFTHNHTVGDLTWDLISPVLPHSERLRSLVLGGIPHSMRPQLWMRLSGALQKKRTTEISYKEIVKNSTNDETTAAKQIEKDLLRTMPSNACFCSLQSVGVPRLRRVLRGLAWLYPDIGYCQGTGMVVSCLLLFLEEEDVLWMMCALIEDLLPPSYFSSTLLGVQTDQRVLRQLIVQYLPSLDRLLQEHDIELSLITLHWFLTSFASVVDIRILLRIWDLLFYQGSVVLFQVTLGMLKIKEEELVSSENSASIFNTLSDLPSQLGDGAAVLGEAMRLAGALSQDTLEAQRNKHLAYILNEQAQLNTNNSHTLNNNLNKVVRRQSLRRKSTLSSLLWGEDEAEALKSKNIKQTELVAALREAITRTAEHFHCLDPRHTSTDLTPDYSMESHQRDHENFLVVSRNRRRRAKALLDFERHDDDELGFRKNDIITIFSQKDEHCWVGELNGLRGWFPAKFVEILDERSKEYSLAGDDSVTEAVTDLVRGTLCPALKAIFQHGLKKPSILGGPCHPWLFIEEAASREVERDFNSVYSRLVLCKTYRLDEDGKVLTPEELLYRAVQSVNMSHDSAHVQMDVKFRSLLCVGLNEQVLHLWLEVLCSSMPAVEKWYQPWSFLRSPGWVQIKCELRVLSKFAFSLSQDCELPAKKEEKDQRPLKEGVQDMLVKHHLFSWDIDG from the exons ATGTCAG GTGGTTACACTCCAGCCCCTGGGGGCCCCTTCTCAGCCCTGACCTCCAGTATGTGGCCCCAGGACATCCTGGCCAAGTACTATCAG AAGGACCCAACAGAGGAGGCAGAACTGCAGTATGATGAGTTTGGCTTCAGGCTGGACAGTGATG atGGTGTAGAGCCAGAGCCGAGGCCAGAGCCCCAGAGAGAGGACCCCCAGCAGAGGCTGCGCTGGCAGGCCCACCTGGAGTTCACCCACAACCACAccgtaggagacctgacctgggACCTCATCTCCCCCGTCCTGCCCCACTCTGAACGCCTCCGCTCCCTGGTGCTGGGGGGCATACCACACAGCATGAGACCACAG TTGTGGATGCGTCTGTCTGGAGCTCTGCAGAAGAAAAGGACTACAGAGATCTCCTACAAAGAGATCGTTAAGAACAGCACCAACGACGAGACCACTGCTGCCAAACAG aTAGAGAAGGACCTGTTGCGGACCATGCCCTCCAACGCGTGTTTCTGCAGCCTGCAGAGTGTGGGTGTTCCCAGGCTGAGGCGGGTACTGCGGGGCCTGGCATGGCTCTACCCAGACATTGGCTACTGCCAGGGCACAGGCATG GTGGTGTCATGTCTGTTGCTGTTCCTGGAGGAGGAGGACGTGCTGTGGATGATGTGTGCCCTGATCGAGGACCTGCTGCCACCCTCCTACTTCTCCTCCACCCTGCTGGGGgtccagacagaccagagggtcCTCAGACAGCTCATAGTCCAGTATCTACCAAGCCTGGACAGGCTTCTGCAGGAGCACGACATcg agtTGTCTCTGATCACGCTGCACTGGTTCCTGACATCGTTTGCCAGTGTGGTGGACATCCGCATCCTGCTGAGGATCTGGGACCTGCTGTTCTACCAGGGCTCTGTGGTCCTCTTCCAGGTCACACTGGGCATGCTCAAGATCAAG gAGGAGGAGCTGGTGTCCTCTGAGAACTCTGCGTCCATCTTCAACACGCTGTCCGATCTGCCCAGCCAGCTGGGTGACGGGGCTGCAGTACTGGGGGAGGCCATGAGGCTGGCGGGGGCGCTGTCCCAGGACACACTGGAGGCCCAGAGGAACAAACACCTGGCTTACATCCTCAATGAGCAGGCCCAGCTCAACACCAACAACTCCCACACACTCAACAACAACCTCAATAAA gTTGTGAGGAGACAGTCGCTACGTAGGAAGTCCACTCTGAGCTCTCTGTTGTGGGGTGAGGACGAGGCGGAGGCTCTCAAGTCTAAGAACATCAAGCAGACAGAGCTGGTAGCAGCGCTCCGAGAGGCCATCACCCGCACCGCTGAACACTTCCACTGTCTGGACCCCCGACACACCAGCACT gaCCTGACTCCAGACTACTCCATGGAGAGCCACCAGAGAGACCACGAGAACTTCCTGGTTGTGTCTCGTAACCGACGGAGACGGGCCAAAGCCCTGTTGGACTTTGAGCGCCATGACGACGATGAACTGGGCTTTAGGAAGAACGACATCATCACA ATTTTTTCCCAGAAAGATGAGCACTGTTGGGTGGGAGAGCTCAACGGGCTGAGAG GTTGGTTTCCAGCCAAGTTCGTAGAAATCCTCGATGAGCGGAGCAAAGAG TACTCTCTGGCGGGTGATGACTCGGTGACTGAGGCGGTGACAGACCTGGTCAGAGGGACGTTGTGTCCTGCCCTGAAGGCCATCTTCCAACACGGTTTGAAGAAACCCTCCATACTGGGAGGACCCTGCCACCCCTGGCTCTTCATAGAGGAG GCAGccagtagagaggtggagagggacttTAACTCGGTCTACTCCAGACTGGTGCTGTGTAAGACGTACAG attAGATGAGGATGGCAAGGTTCTCACACCAGAGGAGCTCCTCTACAGA GCGGTGCAGTCTGTAAATATGAGCCACGACTCTGCACACGTTCAGATGGACGTCAAGTTCCGCTCGCTCCTCTGCGTGGGCCTCAA tGAGCAGGTGTTACACCTGTGGTTGGAGGTGTTGTGTTCCAGTATGCCTGCAGTGGAGAAGTGGTACCAGCCCTGGTCCTTCCTACGCAGCCCAGGATGGGTCCAGATCAAGTGTGAGCTCAG GGTTCTCTCAAAGTTTGCCTTCAGTCTCTCTCAGGACTGTGAGCTGCCTGCCAAGAAAgag gaGAAAGATCAGAGGCCACTGAAGGAAGGAGTCCAAGACATGTTGGTGAAGCATCATCTCTTCAGCTGGGACATCGATGGCTAG
- the LOC118937830 gene encoding filaggrin-2-like, with product MEDTGVGSTSQSAHPTTVLVAGHTDTGVRSTSQSAHPTTVLVAGHTDTRVRSTSQSAHPTTVLVAGHRSTFHFSISTSYYSTGSRTHGHRSRFHFSIAHPTTVLVAGHTDTGVRSTSQSAHPTTVLVAGHTDTGVRSTSQSAHPTTVLVAGHTNTGVGSTSQSAHPTTVLVAGHRSTFHFSISTSYYSTGSRTHGHRSRFHFSISTSNYSTGSRTHGHRSRFHFSISTSYYSTGSRTHGHRSRFHFSISTSYYSTGSRTHGHRSTFHFSISTSYYSTGSRTHGHRSRFHFSIAHPTTVLVAGHTNTGVGSTSQSAHPTTILVAGHRSTFHFSISTSYYSTGSRTQEYVPLLNQHILLQYW from the exons ATGGAG GACACAGGAGTAGGTTCCACTTCTCAATCAGCACATCCTACTACAGTACTGGTAGCAGGACACACGGACACAGGAGTACGTTCCACTTCTCAATCAGCACATCCTACTACAGTACTGGTAgcaggacacacggacacacgagTACGTTCCACTTCTCAATCAGCACATCCTACTACAGTACTGGTAGCAGGACACAGGAGTACGTTCCACTTCTCAATCAGCACATCCTACTACAGTACTGGTAGCAGGACACACGGACACAGGAGTAGGTTCCACTTCTCAATAGCACATCCTACTACAGTACTGGTAGCAGGACACACGGACACAGGAGTACGTTCCACTTCTCAATCAGCACATCCTACTACAGTACTGGTAGCAGGACACACGGACACAGGAGTACGTTCCACTTCTCAATCAGCACATCCTACTACAGTACTGGTAGCAGGACACACGAACACAGGAGTAGGTTCCACTTCTCAATCAGCCCATCCTACTACAGTACTGGTAGCAGGACACAGGAGTACGTTCCACTTCTCAATCAGCACATCCTACTACAGTACTGGTAGCAGGACACACGGACACAGGAGTAGGTTCCACTTCTCAATCAGCACCTCCAACTACAGTACTGGTAGCAGGACACACGGACACAGGAGTAGGTTCCACTTCTCAATCAGCAC ATCCTACTACAGTACTGGTAGCAGGACACACGGACACAGGAGTAG GTTCCACTTCTCAATCAGCACATCCTACTACAGTACTGGTAGCAGGACACACGGACACAGGAGTACGTTCCACTTCTCAATCAGCACATCCTACTACAGTACTGGTAGCAGGACACACGGACACAGGAGTAGGTTCCACTTCTCAATAGCACATCCTACTACAGTACTGGTAgcaggacacacaaacacaggagtAGGTTCCACTTCTCAATCAGCACATCCTACTACAATACTGGTAGCAGGACACAGGAGTACGTTCCACTTCTCAATCAGCACATCCTACTACAGTACTGGTAGCAGGACACAGGAGTACGTTCCACTTCTCAATCAGCACATCCTACTACAGTACTGGTAG
- the sgsm3 gene encoding small G protein signaling modulator 3 isoform X2, giving the protein MSGGYTPAPGGPFSALTSSMWPQDILAKYYQKDPTEEAELQYDEFGFRLDSDDGVEPEPRPEPQREDPQQRLRWQAHLEFTHNHTVGDLTWDLISPVLPHSERLRSLVLGGIPHSMRPQLWMRLSGALQKKRTTEISYKEIVKNSTNDETTAAKQIEKDLLRTMPSNACFCSLQSVGVPRLRRVLRGLAWLYPDIGYCQGTGMVVSCLLLFLEEEDVLWMMCALIEDLLPPSYFSSTLLGVQTDQRVLRQLIVQYLPSLDRLLQEHDIELSLITLHWFLTSFASVVDIRILLRIWDLLFYQGSVVLFQVTLGMLKIKEVDLLLSPLQEEELVSSENSASIFNTLSDLPSQLGDGAAVLGEAMRLAGALSQDTLEAQRNKHLAYILNEQAQLNTNNSHTLNNNLNKVVRRQSLRRKSTLSSLLWGEDEAEALKSKNIKQTELVAALREAITRTAEHFHCLDPRHTSTDLTPDYSMESHQRDHENFLVVSRNRRRRAKALLDFERHDDDELGFRKNDIITIFSQKDEHCWVGELNGLRGWFPAKFVEILDERSKEYSLAGDDSVTEAVTDLVRGTLCPALKAIFQHGLKKPSILGGPCHPWLFIEEAASREVERDFNSVYSRLVLCKTYRLDEDGKVLTPEELLYRAVQSVNMSHDSAHVQMDVKFRSLLCVGLNEQVLHLWLEVLCSSMPAVEKWYQPWSFLRSPGWVQIKCELRVLSKFAFSLSQDCELPAKKEEKDQRPLKEGVQDMLVKHHLFSWDIDG; this is encoded by the exons ATGTCAG GTGGTTACACTCCAGCCCCTGGGGGCCCCTTCTCAGCCCTGACCTCCAGTATGTGGCCCCAGGACATCCTGGCCAAGTACTATCAG AAGGACCCAACAGAGGAGGCAGAACTGCAGTATGATGAGTTTGGCTTCAGGCTGGACAGTGATG atGGTGTAGAGCCAGAGCCGAGGCCAGAGCCCCAGAGAGAGGACCCCCAGCAGAGGCTGCGCTGGCAGGCCCACCTGGAGTTCACCCACAACCACAccgtaggagacctgacctgggACCTCATCTCCCCCGTCCTGCCCCACTCTGAACGCCTCCGCTCCCTGGTGCTGGGGGGCATACCACACAGCATGAGACCACAG TTGTGGATGCGTCTGTCTGGAGCTCTGCAGAAGAAAAGGACTACAGAGATCTCCTACAAAGAGATCGTTAAGAACAGCACCAACGACGAGACCACTGCTGCCAAACAG aTAGAGAAGGACCTGTTGCGGACCATGCCCTCCAACGCGTGTTTCTGCAGCCTGCAGAGTGTGGGTGTTCCCAGGCTGAGGCGGGTACTGCGGGGCCTGGCATGGCTCTACCCAGACATTGGCTACTGCCAGGGCACAGGCATG GTGGTGTCATGTCTGTTGCTGTTCCTGGAGGAGGAGGACGTGCTGTGGATGATGTGTGCCCTGATCGAGGACCTGCTGCCACCCTCCTACTTCTCCTCCACCCTGCTGGGGgtccagacagaccagagggtcCTCAGACAGCTCATAGTCCAGTATCTACCAAGCCTGGACAGGCTTCTGCAGGAGCACGACATcg agtTGTCTCTGATCACGCTGCACTGGTTCCTGACATCGTTTGCCAGTGTGGTGGACATCCGCATCCTGCTGAGGATCTGGGACCTGCTGTTCTACCAGGGCTCTGTGGTCCTCTTCCAGGTCACACTGGGCATGCTCAAGATCAAG GAGGTtgaccttctcctctctcccctacaggAGGAGGAGCTGGTGTCCTCTGAGAACTCTGCGTCCATCTTCAACACGCTGTCCGATCTGCCCAGCCAGCTGGGTGACGGGGCTGCAGTACTGGGGGAGGCCATGAGGCTGGCGGGGGCGCTGTCCCAGGACACACTGGAGGCCCAGAGGAACAAACACCTGGCTTACATCCTCAATGAGCAGGCCCAGCTCAACACCAACAACTCCCACACACTCAACAACAACCTCAATAAA gTTGTGAGGAGACAGTCGCTACGTAGGAAGTCCACTCTGAGCTCTCTGTTGTGGGGTGAGGACGAGGCGGAGGCTCTCAAGTCTAAGAACATCAAGCAGACAGAGCTGGTAGCAGCGCTCCGAGAGGCCATCACCCGCACCGCTGAACACTTCCACTGTCTGGACCCCCGACACACCAGCACT gaCCTGACTCCAGACTACTCCATGGAGAGCCACCAGAGAGACCACGAGAACTTCCTGGTTGTGTCTCGTAACCGACGGAGACGGGCCAAAGCCCTGTTGGACTTTGAGCGCCATGACGACGATGAACTGGGCTTTAGGAAGAACGACATCATCACA ATTTTTTCCCAGAAAGATGAGCACTGTTGGGTGGGAGAGCTCAACGGGCTGAGAG GTTGGTTTCCAGCCAAGTTCGTAGAAATCCTCGATGAGCGGAGCAAAGAG TACTCTCTGGCGGGTGATGACTCGGTGACTGAGGCGGTGACAGACCTGGTCAGAGGGACGTTGTGTCCTGCCCTGAAGGCCATCTTCCAACACGGTTTGAAGAAACCCTCCATACTGGGAGGACCCTGCCACCCCTGGCTCTTCATAGAGGAG GCAGccagtagagaggtggagagggacttTAACTCGGTCTACTCCAGACTGGTGCTGTGTAAGACGTACAG attAGATGAGGATGGCAAGGTTCTCACACCAGAGGAGCTCCTCTACAGA GCGGTGCAGTCTGTAAATATGAGCCACGACTCTGCACACGTTCAGATGGACGTCAAGTTCCGCTCGCTCCTCTGCGTGGGCCTCAA tGAGCAGGTGTTACACCTGTGGTTGGAGGTGTTGTGTTCCAGTATGCCTGCAGTGGAGAAGTGGTACCAGCCCTGGTCCTTCCTACGCAGCCCAGGATGGGTCCAGATCAAGTGTGAGCTCAG GGTTCTCTCAAAGTTTGCCTTCAGTCTCTCTCAGGACTGTGAGCTGCCTGCCAAGAAAgag gaGAAAGATCAGAGGCCACTGAAGGAAGGAGTCCAAGACATGTTGGTGAAGCATCATCTCTTCAGCTGGGACATCGATGGCTAG